One Perca flavescens isolate YP-PL-M2 chromosome 5, PFLA_1.0, whole genome shotgun sequence genomic window, ttggaacagatgaatgtagcggagtaactaaagtaactagtaactaaagctggaacagatgaatgtagcagagtaactaaagtaactagtaactaaagctgtaacagaagaatgtagcagagtaactaaagtaactagtaactaaagctgtaacagaagaatgtagcggagtaactaaagtaactagtaactaaagctgtaacagatgaatgtagcggagtaactaaagtaactagtaactaaagctgtaacagatgaatgtagcggagtaactaaagtaactagtaactaaagctggaacagatgaatgtagcggagtaactaaagtaactagtaactaaaccTGTACAggtgaatgtagcagagtaactaaagtaactagtaactaaagctgtaacagatgagtgtagcggagtaactaaagtaactagtaactaaagctggaacagatgaatgtagcggagtaactaaagtaactagtaactaaagtaactagtaagatgaatgtagcggagtaacttaagtaactagtaactaaagctggaacagatgaatgtagcagagtaactaaagtaactagtaactaaagctgtaacagatgaatgtagcgaagTAActgaagtaactagtaactaaagctgtaacagatgaatgtagcggagtaactaaagtaactagtaactaaagctggaacagatgaatgtagcggagtaactaaagtaactagtaactaaagctggaacagatgaatgtagtggagtaactaaagtaactagtaactaaagctggaacagatgaatgtagcggagtaactaaagtaactagtaactaaagctgtaacagatgaacgtagcggagtaactaaagtaactagtaactaaagctgtaacagatgaatgtagcggagtaactaaagtaactagtaactaaagctgtaacagattaatgtagcggagtaactaaagtaactcaagttaaagtacaagtacctcaacatttggacttaaagtacagtactggagtacatgtccttagttacattacaacacttgTAATAATAAAGGCTTTAAAGCTCAGACAAgcgtttgttgttgttgttgttgttgttttcatccCGATGTGTTGACTCAGTCCTCACAGGCCACCGAGTCCAGACCAGGACGAAGGTCAGATAACGTTCGACGTGGAGATGTCCAGCCTCAAAGACAGTCAGGTAAAGTTTAAATGTCAGTcattttcaacctggaccctattccCCCATTCATTGCTGTCTATTATAAGTGACTAATGTTAACAAAAATGTTTGAgactggtccagtattgagccccgaaatcaccatcaccaaactccaccagactccatgtaaataatcaggacttttagcgtgtatagagccagcatatctccaccagattccatgtaaataatcaggacttttagtgtgtatagagccagcatatctccaccagactccatgtaaataatcaggacttttagcgtgtatagagccagcatatctccaccagactccatgtaaataatcaggacttttagcatgcaTAGAGCCAGcttatttccaccagactccatgtaaataatcaggacttttagcgtgtatagagccagtatatctccaccagactccatgtaaataatcaggacttttagcatgtatatagccagcatatctccaccagactccatgtaaataatcaggacttttagcgtgtatagagccagcatatctccaccagactccatgtaaataatcaggacttttagtgtgtatagagccagcatatctccaccagactccatgtaaataatcaggacttttagcgtgtatatagccagcatatctccaccagactccatgtaaataataaggacttttagcgtgtatagagccagcttatctccaccagactccatgtaaataatcaggacttttagcgtgtatagagccagcatatctccacatgtaaatgggtgaattaagggtttatttcaacaaaaccagagtggtgattgttggaacagtggaaagatgaaccaagatggcttttggtagttttatttagtttctgtccactttaaatgttaatgttttacaatgataaaatcACTGAATAttgacatggagtctggtatagtttggtgatggtgatttcgtggctgtttcatgttaaactaaaaggatcttcctctttaactaaaaggtctatctctgtagggatccatcccataatgttgtcagacacttagaataataatctgagtctgtcagcagcaacaacacaacCTTTAGTGGACGCaaattgaaggtgcgcaattgcccgttaacgttacattgcagcctgttTGGCGTAACGCTGGACcgatttcaaagattgtttttcccatcagtcacttagacacaaaaacatgggaaaataggttgacaaaaaacaaagttacccCTTAACTGTACCCTAAAACTTGCTCCCTTTAATGTCCACGTGTGCAGTCAGAGGACGATGGTCCAGAGAAGGACAGAGAAGAAGACATCCTGATGAACAAAGAAGTAGACTgggtctctgattggtccagcCGGCCGGAAAACGTCCCACCAAAGTAAGCAGACTCTGCCCTCCAGAATCATCCACTAACTGGGGTTCAGGATTTAGTTTACTTTAACTAGTTTTTAGCTTTTACCCTcatgttgtcttcccgttgaaCTGCAAATTTGGATTTTTCTGGgtcgaaatttcaacattttttttgttatttttttttttacacttttctcaacgtttttgtcgattttattcttttttttttttttattgtttttggcaatttttttaacctgttttttgtcgcatttggcgatgtttttcatgtttttttttgtcactttttccaatttttttgtcgcatttttaacatgtttttgtcacatttggcaatgtttttgatggtttttttgtcactttttccgatgtatttttttcactttattttcaattattttgtcacttttttggcgttttttaattatgtttttgccaattgttttgacttttttttaacaagtttttgtcacttttggcaatgtttttgggtcacttttctttcttgcgtttttgtaactttttccaacatttgtgacttttttcaacgttcttttgtcatagttctgatatagaaagtttatgtaaaaagggttagggttaatcgGTTTGATTATTCCTCACAGGGTGTTCCACTTCAGGCACCCCCGGCGTTCAGTATCTCTCAGTATGAGAAAGAGTGGAGTCATGAAGAAAGGTGGCATCTTTTCTGCCGAATTCCTCAAAGTCTTCATCCCTTCTTTACTCCTCTCACACATCCTTGCTCTCGGCATCGGGTAAGTCTGAATCCATGCAGCTCTATCTTCATTCAGGGATGTGCTGCAAGGTTAAAGGTCCTATTTTCTCTTATTACTAGGGAAGCACCGAAATCCAGATTTTTCGGGTTCGGCCGAATTAAGATTCTGctgaatcctcctcccatcctcagtccatgaacacagtaaacacattaaagtgatggttcggagtaatttcccTCTAGGGtgctttgcaccttgacctcgaCCAAAACCCCCCATAAGCTTTTTACCCATTGTTATAACGTTTCTcaagttagcgttatcagctggttagcttagcgcaggcgctaatggacccacgtttgtatgtCGTAAATAAcaccactaataatgcccggatTGATACCAAATGTCCTCACTAgtacaaatatgtatttataattgaattgaattgaattggaaaaactggtttgccaccaaccatacagcaatcgaacacaatacacaactaacaaacaaataaataattctgCATTAGGAGACTAATAGACCCTGATAAAGAGAcataattttaagaaaaattcaatttcacaatacataaatgtaaaaaacaaaccctATAGAAGACAAGAATAATATCCTTCTCATGcgctcactagagcaccgagGCATTACCAATCGCTCACTGAAAGAGCTTCTGAGTCCTTTGAACAGAGTGTGTAATGGATGGCCTTCAAAAAGCAGGACAATTTTTAGTTTTGAACTAATCCTCTTCTCTACAGTAACCTCCAGTACATCCGGGTTAAGACCGGGttataaaacgaggcattagaaagtttgtaactacacaggaagtatatttaaataaaagttgCCTGATTGATACTCCTCTTGGCTGCTATCGCGGGAGATCCCGTGCGATCACGCACAGAGCACAACACCTATTGCCGGAAAAGACTCCTGGAGAAGAAGATCCGAGGAGCGAGTGAACAGCAGAAGCAGCTACTGCAGCGTGAGGCGATAGGACAAGATGCCACACAGTTGTATATATCCCGTCTGCGGTTTAAAAGCCGGGATATATacaggtaaccttgctccttatgacctcataaggagaagattcctgattggcccatctgagctttcattttctcaaaggcagagcaggatacccagggctcggtttacaccaatcaccatttctagccactgggtgaccataggcaggctgggggaactcatattaatgttaaaaaaaacctcataaagtgtaattttcatgccatgggacctttaaacagtgTGATCATCccctaaacttttttttaagttcaataattgcaacatctttccagaagtcgaCGAGtgatcgtgttaaattatcgcgATTTCagtattgaccgaaataatcgtgattatattttttttccccataatcaagcagccccattgcctgtgttgttttttactgtaatggacctgacagaactgcattttgttttgtctccAGGGTGTACATTGGGAAGAGAATCGCCACAGCCTCCACCAGCTCCTACTGAGCCGAAGATGAAGCAGTGCCTGGATGTTTCCCCATCTCCGAGTGTCCCATCCATCCTCTCTGTAGTCCAGCTGTCTCTCCGCATCTGTTACACGCACACATTCAGCCTTTTCCGGTCGGCATTCAATCCTGTCACATTGTAGATTAGCTAGAGAGTTATACACATGCCGCGGTTGCACTCCATCGTATTCTGACACAGGGGCAGCTTTCACCGACTTGAATCCTGAAGATGACAGACCCCGATGCCCCTAAATTCCACCAGGCGCGtgcgtctgtgctgcgttcaaagtccagggctttaaattgacacctGCCAACCTGCCAGATGCAGGTAAAAAAATTTACTTTGGCaggtaacattttaaagttacgAGCCAGTTTGGCCGGTGATGAACGAAGCAGATAACTGTGCGTGTGTTTGAATCGGCCAGCTGCAGAAACGAAGCAACAAGTCAGAAATTTGggcggttttgtgtgtgtgtttagtttggGAACGTTATCTTTATCCAGCGACGCTGCTTGTAGTcctaatcctacatttcccatgacgAACAGAACGGCGCGAAACAAACCAGAGTAGCTGAAATTAACGTAAAACGTGTGGCTAGtggaaaatctgattggctggtaactttGAAAAATCTACTAGCCATGTTGGCTGGTGATCAAACAAGTTAATTTAAAGTCCTGATTGCAGCAACTcaagactagggttgggtaccaaaacctaCGCAACTGGTTGCAATCTGACCGGATTAGAGCGctaatttaatttcatttcatttgtaaaaatatcacacttactctgtagtctaccgttagttagctaccgtaaatgtaggctacttttaaaatgccatattttcccctctAGGCTCACCAAAACGaacgtaaaaatatcaccctTTCTCAAaactaacctccggtggatttgtgaggactatggttaactgctcctcagatctctgcagggtaaatccagacagctagctagactatctgtccaatctgagttttcttgttcacgactaaaactacttttgaacgtccacatgttccaccaaaacaagttctttcccgagactatttagcagaggcaccgtggctccgtccggagcttagccccgcccccaagacggattgtgattggttacaagaaatgccaataaaccagagcacgttttcctcccatcccagaatgctgtgtggactagttcAGACCttcttccgcagcgctgtggaggaaggtctggcaaagcgagattaTAACGGGACTAAATGgaagaaaccatttagctgcgGTATGTAGACTACTTACTTATGTGGTAAAAGCACAAATATCCAggaaaaatgaccaaaacaacAGTTTCTGTGAGTCCGCGCTGGCAAGACGCTCCGCTACGACGCGTGACGCTCCGCTACGACGCGTGACGCTCCGCTACGACGCGTGACGCTCCGCTACGACGCGTGACGCTCCGCTACGACGCGTGACGCTCCGCTACGACGCGTTGGCAGACGACCGAACAAAACCACGGCACTGCCGAAATGCAGCGCGTCTGCGTCTGGTGGAATTCTGGAGTTAGAGCTGCAAAAACATCAGGCTgcatctacactactacgttgaaaactaaatatcttttgctacgtttctCTTGTGTGGGCCGAGATCGTTGCGGGCTCAAAATGCCgcttgaaaatgaaaacggaGTCGTGTAGATGTAGCTTCAGccgtttaaaggaacacgccgacttattgggaatttagcttattcaccgtaacccccagagttagactagtccatacatacccttctcatctccgtgagtgctgtaacgctgcctgacggctccagcattagcttagcctagcacagatcatgcaggtgactggttccaactagcctactgctcccaattgtgacaaaagtaacaaaataactccaacatgttcctatttacatgttgtgatttgtagagtcacagcgtgtacaaaaaacaacctaacatgagacacagccgtcttctaacagtaaacaaaccgggaactatattctcagacaggcttgctgcgagcatatcactccgcccaagtactatattcttccacctgagaatatagttcccggtttgtttacagttagaggacggctgtgtctcatgttacgttgttttttgtacacgctgtgactctataaatcacaacatgtaaataggaacatgttggtgttattttgtcacttattgggagcagtaggattactggaaccattcacctgcgtgttctgtgctggcctgatgccgctggagccatcagacagccttacagcacgcacggagatgagaagggtatgtatggactagtctaactctgggggttacggtgaataagctaaattcccaataagtcggcgtgttccttttaaagcCTGGTTCACACGAgacgattttaaaattgtcgTCCGATTTTTTTTCCAATCCTGAGAGACCCAGAAACAGTTTCGGTGGTACAGCGTGTGGTGGCGCAGCACACggcaacatcaacacatcacacacacgaTCCGATTTGACTCCCGAGCATTCCCGGGTGCTTTCCTCGCCGCCTCGTCACCTGgctttctgattggctacaCGCCACAGTCCACAGGCTGCGTGCTTTTTTGTGCCCGGGGGGGACACCACATACGaggagaaatcgggccaaaaaaatccaacatgttggatacCCCCGATTTGAGATGGGAGAGGTCCCGATGTCCTTCCGAGCAGACGAGTgcagtcttaacacaccacacacggcaggaatatctgatcagattattttaccaTAATCGGAGCATCCTTAAGATTGTTGGAAGGGGTGAATCGGGGCTAAAATCGGCTTAATTATCCTGCCGTGGGAACCAGGCTTAACTCCAAAATATGTGACAAGGATTAGATGTGCGGTGGATTCAGGGTTGAAGTCTTCTCTACTTGTTTTGAAGTTGTCATGTCATGATGAAATCTGACCTTCTCCCAAGATGCATCTCTCCACTGGTGCCACAGTTGGCAGAGTGTGTACGAACCAAAAATTAAACGCGCCAAATCTGCAATATACAAACTAACTGAATTGGCTCTGGGAacagaggggtgggggggcttTTATCgccttaatgtttttttaaagctaaaCACTCAAGGTGCAGTTATCGGCGAGGACAGACGATGCTGCACAGTGggattcctttttttaaatctcacaCATGAAGTTTTATCATGTGAACTCCTGagggtttctttttaaaatcttgGGTTTTTattctagggatgcaccgaatccagatttttagGATTCGGCCAAATACCGAATCCATCGTCTGGTTTTTACACAAGTTTTTTACCAATTTTGCCGCAATTTAACTGCATGAAAAGGAAATAAAGTATGCCGAAATAACATCATGATCccgatttgttaaaaaaaataaaagtgtgagTTTATACTTCATCAGGCCTGTCCGCAAGAGCAAGCAATGtttaaaatgcttgttttctgaatggagtttggttttATCAGGGCTTTACGAACATCGTAGCTGCGTCATCAGAACAACAACATTCAGACATTTTCGGAATATACCAGCTAGTCTTACTTCCACGCGTACTTTTCCAAaagaaatctcttttttttttttgtcctctctCGGTCCAAATAATGAGTCGCTACAGCGCTGTGGGTGCCACAGACGGATACAGTAATGTGTTTCTCCATTTCTGATTCAGGATATTTTAGGAGAATGTGAACAACTTGTTGGCTTTCAAGACGCGGCTTAATTCCATCTTTGCGTTGACTTTGTATGTAAACGCACGGCTTAAAAAAAACGCGCCATCGCAGAGTCTgctttagtttttagttttttttttttttcggagtTGCACAAAATCAGGAATATAGAGGAAATAGGAAAtagtcacaggtcggattcgaaccctggacctctgcgttgaggcataaacctccaatgtgcgcctgctctacccgctGAGCCAACCTGGCTCTTGGACTTCTTTTgaatagggctgctccctcttagtcgattagtcgactaaccggtggttttggtcttagtcaacttagatctctttagtccattagtcatgtctgatgcttttttcatgctgaatgacttattttcaagaaacgtacgagcacatctctggtaaacacaagaattaaagtggtgcttttagcacgactctttgtggagaaactcagatttacagatctgtcgatttaaatcaactaatgGATTAGTAGGTgcagttgaatgagtgttagtcgactaataatttcttcaatcgagcacagccctagtagctggacttgaatggtcttcttttgactgaaagttctgccaaacaacaactttttctgctcacaagatccatgtccactttctcacagcctactgctcaccagatccatgtccactttctcacagcctgctgcgttgaacgctccacctacgtaaacaccttcccgtcttcaacggcgccgtcattacggcgaccagcgtagcgcgccgagtgcaagcgtagggttcggttcgctgggaaaaaaaattctaaggttcggcagaaaccagaACACGTCAAAAAGCCCCAATAATCAGCCCAATCTGAAGcccaatcctggattcggtgcatccctggttTTTTTTGAAGGGTGGAAACCTTAAACAAGGATCtagtatttagtttttaaacttGACAAGTGGGGTTCTTTGAAGTTTTTATGATTGAATCTAGGGCGGATGGCAATGTACCAGGCCATATGCTATTTATATATAACTTTCTGCCTACATATCTTCTTCTTTAACATAACATAGCagcaatggcaaaaaaaaagtgccaaattTGTATCTTTCACCACTGCACATCGGTGATTTATCTTAGactgttgttttattttctgacatgtttAGATGTATGAAGATGTACATGAAAATAATTTAAGCTGTGATCTGCCCCATGTTATAGACACATTTTGACATTGTCTACTTTGTTTATGAATTGATATTAAagggtcattttttttaatttttccaaTCTGGACCCCAATtccccatgcattggtgtctaatgtggacaaaaatcttttatatTGGTCCAGTACtgagcgagaacgctgtaaccagcagcTGTGAAAcaggctgtaatgtaaccctacaggacagaTGTTCAACATCAGTTTAGcctccactaaaagttctgttattgctgctgacagactcagattattattcttagtgtctgacaacattatggaaaggatccctacacagatagaccttttagttaaagagtaagatccttttagtttaacatgaaacagccccgaaatcaccatcaccaaactccaccagactccatgtaaataatcaggacttttagtgtgtatagagccagcatatctccaccagactccatgtaaataatcaggacttttagcgtgtatagagccagcatatctccaccagactccatgtaaataatcaggacttttagtgtgtatagagccagcatatctccaccagactccatgtaaataatcaggacttttagcgtgtatagagccagcatatctccacatgtaaatgggtgaattaagagtttatttcaaaccaaaaccagagtggtgattgttggaacagtggaaagatgaaccaagatggcctttggtagttttatttagattctgtccactttgaatgaagtgtgttttacgatgataaaagtcctgattatttacatggagtctggtggagtttggtgatggtaacttcggggctgtttcatgttaaactaaaaggatcttactctttaactaaaaggtctatctctgtagggatccatcccataatgttgtcacacacttagaataataatctgagtctgtcagcggcaacaacagaacttttagtggacgtttACGGAGGGTTTTTGCCCGTTaatgttacattgcagcttgttttttgcttaatactggactaatttaaaaaaaaattgctgattccatcagtcacttaagCACAAAatcatgggaaaatagggttcaggtcgaaaaaaacaaaaacgatgTTACCCTTTAattcatattatatataatataatattatatttaatataataataatattacataATTCTCATAGCACTGTGGCAGTTTGTAGCCTATGTAAACGTGTCTTTGCTGTCGTTTAATTGCTGAAGCATTGGTGGCCGAAACCACCACAGAAGAAAGTATTCCCAGGTTTCTCATTTAAGATTGTTTTCAGACTTTTATGTAGATTACACTGTGCAATCATTTCACATATTATGAAACAATAAACAGTGTACATTGTGTGTAGAACTAGAACAGCTAGATAAAACTAGAGCATGTGTATACTGATGCTGATTGGATGACTGGATGATTCTTCTGTGTCAGTGTTTGTGAATGGCTGGCAGTCACATTTtagaatcaaatgaaaaatcATTCCCATAATGTACAGTATTGGTTTTGAAGGCGCTCAACATGCATTCAGGCTTTAATGCATTATTATGTAATAAGTGTGCAATACAGAACATTTTGTAtgaaatatgtactgtataaagtgGCTGAGATATAAACAAAGACAAGAGTGGATAGAACTGAATATTTAATGCTTTAGTTAAGTcataataactaataaaaaggcATATCGTCATCATTTTTGGGCTCTTGAACAGATTAATAAGCAGCAATGAGCATTGTAAACTTGTATGCAGAGGATGAAATAATAcaaatgtataatttatttaaattatttacatCTTATAAGCACAGAAGATATAATAAGTATGAaagaatctgtgtgtgtgtgtgtgtgtgtgtgtgtgtgtgtgtgtgtgtgtgtgtgtgtgtgtgtgtgtgtgtgtgtgtgtgtgtgtgtgtgtgtgtgtgtgtgtgtgtgtgtgtgtgtgtgtgtgtgtgtgtgtgtgtgtgtatgttccagGATTCAGGTTAGGCtacttaacgttagctagcggctacctaacgtgactagtggctgtaattctgcaccaaggctgaatttcgggaaagagacttcagatacagtattaggggaccactaaggcctatataaaagagacttcagatacagtattaggggaccactaaggcctatataaaagagacttcagatacagtattaggggaccactaaggtctatataaaagagacttcagatacagtattaggggaccactaaggtctatataaaagagacttcagatacagtattaggggaccactaaggtctactgtatataaaagagacttcagatacagtattaggggaccactaaggtctatataaaagagacttcagatacagtattaggggaccactaaggtctatataaaagagacttcagatacagtattaggggaccactaaggtctatataaaagagacttcagatacagtattaggagaccactaaggtctatataaaagagacttcagatacagtattaggggaccactaaggcctatataaaagagacttcagatacagtattaggggaccactaaggcctatataaaagagacttcagatacagtattaggggaccactaaggcctatataaaagagacttcagatacagtattaggggaccactaaggtctatataaaagagacttcagatacagtattaggggaccactaaggtctatataaaagagacttcagatacagtattaggggaccactaaggtctatataaaagagacttcagatacagtattaggggaccactaaggtctactgtatataaaagagacttcagatacagtattaggggaccactaaggtctatataaaagagacttcagatacagtattaggggaccactaaggtctatataaaagagacttcagatacagtattaggggaccactaaggtctatataaaagagacttcagatacagtattaggagaccactaaggtctatataaaagagacttcagatacagtattaggggaccactaaggcctatataaaagagacttcagatacagtattaggggaccactaaggcctatataaaagagacttcagatacagtattaggggaccactaaggcctatataaaagagacttcagatacagtattaggggaccactaaggtctatataaaagagacttcagatacagtattaggggaccactaaggtctatataaaagagacttcagatacag contains:
- the bnip3la gene encoding BCL2 interacting protein 3 like a produces the protein MSTAAAHRNNNEEPGLHGSWVELELNGNTGAHGAQTSPPPAAPAADQINANAGMSATLQSLEVVPESDETLIGGLEHVPSSSSIHNGDMEKILLDAQHESSQSSSSCDSPHRPPSPDQDEGQITFDVEMSSLKDSQSEDDGPEKDREEDILMNKEVDWVSDWSSRPENVPPKVFHFRHPRRSVSLSMRKSGVMKKGGIFSAEFLKVFIPSLLLSHILALGIGVYIGKRIATASTSSY